A section of the Ciceribacter thiooxidans genome encodes:
- the fusA gene encoding elongation factor G has product MAREYKIEDYRNFGIMAHIDAGKTTTTERILYYTGKSHKIGEVHDGAATMDWMEQEQERGITITSAATTTFWKGRDGKMRRFNIIDTPGHVDFTIEVERSLRVLDGAVALLDANAGVEPQTETVWRQADKYNVPRMIFCNKMDKIGADFYRSVEMIKTRLGATAVVCQLPIGAENDFKGVVDLIEMNALVWRDESLGAQWDIVEIPADLKDRAEEWREKMIETVVELDEAAMEAYLEGNMPDNDTIRALIRKGTIEVKFFPMFCGSAFKNKGVQPLLDAVVEFLPSPIDIPAIKGIDVKTEAEIERHPDDNEPLSMLAFKIMNDPFVGSLTFCRIYSGKLEKGSSVLNTVKDKRERVGRMLQMHSNSREDIDEAFAGDIVALAGLKETTTGDTLCDPLKPVILERMEFPEPVIQIAIEPKSKGDQEKMGLALNRLAAEDPSFRVKTDQESGQTIIAGMGELHLDIIVDRMRREFKVEANVGAPQVAYRETITKTCEEDYTHKKQTGGTGQFARVKIIFEPNPEGEDFKFESKIVGGSVPKEYIPGVQKGIESVLSSGPLAGFPMLGVKATLIDGAFHDVDSSVLAFEIASRACFREAARKAGAQLLEPMMKVEVVTPEDYVGDVIGDLNSRRGQIQGQEQRGIAIVINAHVPLANMFKYVDSLRSMSQGRAQYSMVFDHYAPVPSNVAQEIQAKYSGQK; this is encoded by the coding sequence ATGGCTCGCGAATATAAAATCGAAGACTACCGCAACTTCGGTATCATGGCTCATATCGACGCCGGTAAGACCACGACGACCGAACGCATCCTCTACTACACCGGCAAGTCGCACAAGATCGGCGAAGTCCATGACGGCGCTGCGACCATGGACTGGATGGAGCAGGAGCAGGAACGCGGTATCACCATCACGTCTGCTGCGACCACGACCTTCTGGAAGGGTCGCGACGGCAAGATGCGCCGCTTCAACATCATCGACACCCCCGGCCACGTCGACTTCACCATCGAAGTCGAGCGCTCGCTGCGCGTTCTCGACGGTGCTGTCGCTCTCCTCGACGCCAACGCCGGCGTCGAGCCGCAGACGGAAACTGTCTGGCGTCAGGCGGACAAGTACAACGTTCCGCGGATGATCTTCTGCAACAAGATGGACAAGATCGGCGCGGACTTCTACCGCTCCGTCGAGATGATCAAGACCCGTCTCGGCGCGACCGCCGTCGTCTGCCAGCTCCCGATCGGCGCTGAAAACGACTTCAAGGGCGTTGTCGACCTGATCGAGATGAACGCTCTCGTCTGGCGCGACGAATCGCTTGGCGCGCAGTGGGACATCGTCGAAATCCCGGCCGACTTGAAGGACAGGGCTGAAGAATGGCGCGAGAAGATGATCGAAACGGTCGTCGAACTCGATGAAGCCGCCATGGAAGCCTATCTCGAGGGCAACATGCCCGACAACGACACGATCCGCGCGCTTATCCGCAAGGGTACGATCGAAGTCAAGTTCTTCCCGATGTTCTGCGGCTCGGCCTTCAAGAACAAGGGCGTTCAGCCGCTGCTCGACGCCGTCGTCGAATTCCTGCCGTCGCCGATCGACATTCCGGCGATCAAGGGTATCGACGTCAAGACCGAAGCGGAAATCGAGCGTCACCCCGACGATAACGAGCCGCTCTCGATGCTGGCGTTCAAGATCATGAACGACCCCTTCGTCGGTTCGCTGACCTTCTGCCGCATCTATTCGGGCAAGCTCGAAAAGGGCTCTTCTGTTCTCAACACGGTCAAGGACAAGCGCGAGCGCGTCGGCCGCATGCTGCAGATGCACTCCAACTCGCGTGAAGACATCGACGAAGCCTTCGCAGGCGACATCGTTGCTCTTGCCGGCCTCAAGGAAACCACGACGGGCGACACGCTCTGCGATCCGCTGAAGCCGGTCATCCTCGAGCGCATGGAATTCCCGGAACCGGTTATCCAGATCGCGATCGAGCCGAAGTCTAAGGGCGACCAGGAAAAGATGGGCCTCGCGCTCAACCGTCTGGCTGCTGAAGACCCTTCGTTCCGCGTCAAGACCGACCAGGAATCCGGCCAGACGATCATCGCCGGCATGGGCGAACTTCACCTCGACATCATCGTCGACCGCATGCGTCGCGAGTTCAAGGTCGAAGCCAACGTCGGTGCTCCGCAGGTTGCCTATCGTGAAACCATCACGAAGACCTGTGAAGAAGACTACACGCACAAGAAGCAGACCGGTGGTACCGGCCAGTTCGCGCGCGTCAAGATCATCTTCGAACCGAACCCGGAAGGCGAAGACTTCAAGTTCGAGTCGAAGATCGTCGGTGGTTCCGTTCCGAAGGAATACATCCCGGGCGTTCAGAAGGGTATCGAAAGCGTTCTGTCTTCCGGTCCGCTGGCAGGCTTCCCGATGCTGGGCGTCAAGGCGACCCTCATCGACGGTGCCTTCCACGACGTCGACTCCTCGGTTCTGGCCTTCGAAATCGCCTCGCGCGCCTGCTTCCGTGAAGCAGCCCGCAAGGCTGGTGCACAGCTCCTCGAACCGATGATGAAGGTCGAGGTCGTTACGCCGGAAGACTACGTCGGTGACGTCATCGGTGACCTCAACTCCCGCCGTGGTCAGATCCAGGGCCAGGAGCAGCGCGGCATCGCCATCGTCATCAACGCGCACGTTCCGCTGGCGAACATGTTCAAGTACGTCGACAGCCTGCGCTCCATGTCGCAGGGCCGCGCGCAGTACTCGATGG
- the rpsG gene encoding 30S ribosomal protein S7, producing the protein MSRRHSAEKREINPDPKFGDLVVTKFMNAIMLHGKKSVAESIVYGAFDAVQGKLKQEPLAVFHQALDNVAPHVEVRSRRVGGATYQVPVDVRPERRQALAIRWLIAAARKRNETTMVDRLCGELMDAANNRGSAVKKREDTHKMADANRAFSHYRW; encoded by the coding sequence ATGTCCCGTCGCCATAGTGCAGAAAAGCGTGAGATCAACCCGGATCCGAAGTTCGGTGATCTCGTCGTCACGAAGTTCATGAATGCCATCATGCTTCACGGCAAAAAGTCGGTCGCTGAAAGCATCGTCTACGGTGCCTTCGACGCCGTTCAGGGCAAGTTGAAGCAGGAGCCGCTGGCCGTCTTCCATCAGGCGCTCGACAATGTCGCGCCGCATGTCGAAGTCCGCTCCCGCCGCGTTGGCGGTGCGACCTACCAGGTCCCGGTCGATGTTCGTCCGGAGCGCCGTCAGGCTCTTGCCATCCGCTGGCTGATCGCTGCTGCACGCAAGCGCAACGAGACCACCATGGTCGATCGCCTCTGCGGCGAACTCATGGATGCTGCCAACAACCGTGGCAGTGCGGTCAAGAAGCGTGAAGACACGCACAAGATGGCTGACGCAAACCGCGCGTTCTCGCATTACCGCTGGTAA
- the rpsL gene encoding 30S ribosomal protein S12 translates to MPTVNQLIRKPRQAQVKRNKVPALQENPQKRGVCTRVYTTTPKKPNSALRKVAKIRLTNGFEVIGYIPGEGHNLQEHSVVMIRGGRVKDLPGVRYHIIRGVLDTQGVKNRKQRRSKYGAKRPK, encoded by the coding sequence ATGCCTACCGTAAACCAGCTTATCCGCAAGCCCCGTCAGGCGCAGGTAAAGCGTAACAAGGTTCCTGCCCTGCAGGAAAACCCGCAGAAGCGCGGCGTTTGCACCCGCGTTTATACCACGACCCCGAAGAAGCCGAACTCGGCACTTCGTAAGGTTGCCAAGATCCGTCTGACCAACGGTTTCGAAGTGATCGGCTACATTCCGGGTGAAGGCCACAACCTTCAGGAACACTCTGTCGTCATGATCCGTGGCGGCCGCGTGAAGGACCTTCCGGGTGTCCGTTACCACATCATTCGCGGCGTTCTCGATACCCAGGGTGTCAAGAACCGCAAGCAGCGCCGTTCCAAGTACGGTGCGAAGCGTCCGAAGTAA
- a CDS encoding transcriptional regulator: protein MAHNPDNDNNFDTPMVFIIIAKGYEEEGGEGVDLHILLRAPDDDSAVREALNALSEEGFVEADLDQIGMINDAPDEEPHASAYQGALEGEIAIIRFN from the coding sequence ATGGCCCACAATCCGGACAACGACAACAATTTCGACACGCCGATGGTCTTCATCATCATCGCCAAGGGCTATGAAGAGGAAGGCGGCGAAGGCGTCGACCTTCACATCCTGTTGCGCGCGCCCGACGACGACTCCGCCGTTCGCGAGGCTCTGAACGCGCTGTCCGAAGAAGGCTTCGTGGAGGCCGATCTCGACCAGATCGGCATGATCAACGACGCGCCGGACGAAGAGCCGCACGCCTCCGCCTATCAGGGCGCGCTGGAAGGCGAGATCGCGATCATCCGCTTCAACTGA
- a CDS encoding cytochrome-c peroxidase, with protein sequence MKKLSTTVSALLVATSTMAADAVPDIRARSLEVFKPLPSTTPAVAHNPITPDKIMLGKALFFDPRVSASGVFSCNSCHNLATGGDDNLETSIGHGWQKGPRNAPTALNAVFNIAQFWDGRAEDLKAQAKGPVQAGVEMANTPENVVATLKSMPDYGEWFKAAFPGEADPVTFDNFARAIEAFEATLITPAPFDAWLNGDEEALTPDEKQGLALFMDKGCSSCHTGINVGGQGYFPFGVVEKPGADVLPQNDKGRFAITNTADDSYVFRAAPLRNVALTAPYFHSGKVWDLKQAVAIMGTAQLGQELSDQEVTQIVAFLNSLTGRMPEVSVPVLPPETDATPRPNGKIVKK encoded by the coding sequence ATGAAGAAGCTTTCGACTACCGTCTCGGCCCTTCTGGTTGCGACCTCGACCATGGCCGCCGACGCTGTTCCCGACATTCGTGCGCGCTCGCTCGAGGTCTTCAAGCCGTTGCCATCAACGACGCCGGCGGTGGCTCACAATCCGATCACGCCGGACAAGATCATGCTTGGCAAGGCGCTGTTCTTCGATCCGCGCGTATCCGCGTCCGGCGTCTTCTCCTGTAATTCCTGTCATAACCTAGCGACCGGCGGCGACGACAATCTGGAGACCTCGATCGGCCACGGCTGGCAAAAGGGGCCGCGCAATGCGCCGACGGCGCTGAACGCCGTCTTCAATATCGCCCAGTTCTGGGACGGCCGGGCGGAGGACCTGAAGGCGCAGGCCAAGGGGCCGGTGCAGGCGGGCGTCGAGATGGCGAACACGCCGGAGAACGTCGTTGCGACGCTGAAGTCCATGCCGGACTATGGCGAGTGGTTCAAGGCGGCCTTTCCCGGCGAAGCCGATCCGGTCACCTTCGACAATTTCGCCAGGGCCATCGAGGCCTTCGAGGCGACGCTCATTACGCCGGCACCGTTCGACGCGTGGTTGAACGGCGACGAAGAGGCGTTGACCCCGGACGAGAAGCAGGGGCTCGCGCTCTTCATGGACAAGGGCTGTTCCTCCTGTCACACGGGCATCAATGTGGGCGGGCAGGGGTATTTCCCGTTTGGCGTCGTCGAAAAACCGGGCGCGGACGTGCTGCCGCAGAACGACAAGGGGCGTTTCGCGATTACCAACACGGCGGACGATTCCTACGTCTTCCGTGCGGCTCCGCTCCGCAACGTCGCGCTGACGGCGCCGTATTTCCACTCCGGGAAAGTCTGGGACCTGAAGCAGGCGGTGGCGATCATGGGCACGGCGCAGCTCGGGCAGGAACTGAGCGATCAGGAGGTGACGCAAATCGTTGCTTTCCTCAATTCCCTGACCGGCAGGATGCCGGAGGTGAGCGTGCCGGTCCTGCCGCCGGAGACGGACGCGACGCCGCGGCCGAACGGGAAGATCGTCAAGAAATAG
- the rpoC gene encoding DNA-directed RNA polymerase subunit beta', producing MNQEVMNLFNPQVPAQHFDSIRISIASPEKILSWSYGEIKKPETINYRTFKPERDGLFCARIFGPIKDYECLCGKYKRMKYKGIICEKCGVEVTLSRVRRERMGHIELAAPVAHIWFLKSLPSRISTLLDMTLKDVERVLYFENYIVTEPGLTALKEHQLLSEEEYMLAVDEYGEDQFTAMIGAEAIYEMLASMNLDKIAGDLRSDLADTSSDLKQKKLMKRLKIVENFIESGNRPEWMIMKVVPVIPPDLRPLVPLDGGRFATSDLNDLYRRVINRNNRLKRLIELRAPGIIIRNEKRMLQESVDALFDNGRRGRVITGANKRPLKSLSDMLKGKQGRFRQNLLGKRVDYSGRSVIVTGPELKLHQCGLPKKMALELFKPFIYARLDAKGYSSTVKQAKKLVEKEKPEVWDILDEVIREHPVLLNRAPTLHRLGIQAFEPMLVEGKAIQLHPLVCTAFNADFDGDQMAVHVPLSLEAQLEARVLMMSTNNILHPANGQPIIVPSQDMVLGLYYLSIQNQNEPGEGMAFSDMGELHHALENKVVTLHAKIRGRFKTVDAEGKPVSKIYETTPGRMIIGELLPKNVNVPFDICNQEMTKKNISKMIDTVYRHCGQKDTVIFCDRIMQLGFTHACRAGISFGKDDMIIPETKAKIVGDTETLVKEYEQQYNDGLITQGEKYNKVVDAWGKATEKVAEEMMARIKAVEFDPETGRQKPMNSIYMMSHSGARGSPNQMRQLGGMRGLMAKPSGEIIETPIISNFKEGLTVNEYFNSTHGARKGLADTALKTANSGYLTRRLVDVAQDCIVNMVDCGTDKGLTMTAIVDAGQVVASIGARVLGRTALDDIDHPVTGERIVDAGKMIMEADVVEIEKAGIQSIRIRSALTCEVQTGVCSVCYGRDLARGTPVNMGEAVGVIAAQSIGEPGTQLTMRTFHLGGTANVVDQSFLEASYEGTIAIKNRNMLRNSEGNLIAMGRNLAITILDERGVERSSQRVAYGSKVFVDDGDKVRRGQRLAEWDAYTRPMMTEVEGIVHFEDVVDGISVLEATDESTGITKRQVIDWRSTPRGADLKPAIVIKDVAGNVLKLSRGGEARFQLSVDAILSVEPGQKVSQGDVLARSPLESAKTKDITGGLPRVAELFEARRPKDHAIIAEIDGTIRLGRDYKNKRRVIIEPAEDGVEPVEYLIPKGKPFHLQDGDYIEKGDYILDGNPAPHDILAIKGVEALASYLVNEIQEVYRLQGVVINDKHIEVIVRQMLQKVEITDSGDSQYIVGDNVDRIELEDANDRLIEEGKKPAYGEPVLLGITKASLQTPSFISAASFQETTKVLTEAAIAGKTDTLQGLKENVIVGRLIPAGTGGTMTQIRRIATSRDDLILEERKKGTGADVATPMLQDLAAGENLPAGE from the coding sequence ATGAACCAAGAGGTCATGAACCTTTTCAACCCGCAGGTGCCGGCCCAGCACTTCGATTCGATCCGCATCTCGATCGCGTCGCCGGAAAAGATCCTTTCCTGGTCCTACGGCGAGATCAAGAAGCCGGAGACGATCAACTACCGTACGTTCAAGCCGGAACGTGACGGCCTGTTCTGCGCGCGCATCTTTGGACCGATCAAGGACTACGAGTGCCTGTGCGGCAAGTACAAGCGCATGAAGTACAAGGGCATCATCTGCGAAAAGTGCGGCGTCGAAGTCACGCTGTCGCGCGTTCGCCGCGAGCGCATGGGCCACATCGAGCTCGCAGCCCCGGTCGCCCACATCTGGTTCCTGAAGTCGCTTCCCTCGCGCATCTCGACGCTCCTCGATATGACGCTGAAGGATGTTGAACGCGTCCTCTACTTCGAGAACTACATCGTGACCGAGCCCGGCCTGACGGCGCTCAAGGAACACCAGCTTCTCTCCGAAGAAGAGTACATGCTGGCTGTCGACGAGTACGGTGAAGACCAGTTCACGGCGATGATCGGTGCAGAGGCCATCTACGAGATGCTCGCCTCGATGAACCTCGACAAGATCGCCGGCGACCTGCGTTCGGACCTTGCCGACACCTCCTCGGATCTGAAGCAGAAGAAGCTGATGAAGCGGCTGAAGATCGTCGAGAACTTCATCGAGTCCGGCAATCGCCCGGAATGGATGATCATGAAAGTCGTCCCGGTCATCCCGCCGGACCTGCGTCCGCTGGTTCCGCTCGATGGCGGCCGTTTCGCGACGTCCGACCTCAACGATCTCTATCGCCGCGTCATCAACCGTAACAACCGTCTGAAGCGCCTCATCGAGCTGCGCGCGCCGGGCATCATCATCCGCAACGAAAAGCGCATGCTGCAGGAATCTGTCGATGCGCTCTTCGACAACGGCCGTCGCGGCCGCGTCATCACCGGCGCCAACAAGCGTCCGCTGAAGTCGCTGTCCGACATGCTCAAGGGCAAGCAGGGCCGCTTCCGCCAGAACCTGCTCGGCAAGCGCGTCGACTATTCCGGCCGTTCGGTTATCGTGACGGGGCCGGAACTGAAGCTGCACCAGTGCGGCCTGCCGAAGAAGATGGCGCTCGAACTGTTCAAGCCGTTCATCTACGCCCGTCTGGACGCCAAGGGTTACTCCTCGACCGTCAAGCAGGCCAAGAAGCTGGTTGAAAAGGAAAAGCCGGAAGTCTGGGATATCCTCGACGAGGTCATCCGCGAGCATCCGGTTCTCCTGAACCGCGCACCGACACTGCACCGTCTGGGCATCCAGGCCTTCGAACCGATGCTGGTCGAAGGCAAGGCGATCCAGCTGCACCCGCTCGTCTGCACGGCCTTCAACGCCGACTTCGACGGTGACCAGATGGCCGTTCACGTGCCGCTGTCGCTCGAAGCCCAGCTCGAAGCCCGCGTGCTGATGATGTCGACGAACAACATCCTGCATCCGGCAAACGGTCAGCCGATCATCGTGCCGTCGCAGGACATGGTTCTCGGCCTCTACTATCTGTCGATCCAGAACCAGAACGAGCCGGGCGAAGGCATGGCCTTCTCCGACATGGGCGAGCTGCACCATGCTCTGGAAAACAAGGTCGTCACGCTGCACGCCAAGATCCGTGGTCGCTTCAAGACCGTCGATGCCGAAGGCAAGCCGGTTTCGAAGATCTATGAAACCACGCCTGGCCGCATGATCATCGGCGAGCTTCTGCCGAAGAATGTCAACGTGCCGTTCGACATCTGCAACCAGGAAATGACCAAGAAGAACATCTCCAAGATGATCGACACGGTCTACCGCCATTGCGGACAGAAGGACACGGTCATCTTCTGCGACCGCATCATGCAGCTCGGCTTCACGCATGCTTGCCGCGCCGGCATCTCGTTCGGCAAGGACGACATGATCATTCCGGAAACCAAGGCGAAGATCGTCGGTGACACCGAAACGCTGGTCAAGGAATACGAGCAGCAGTACAACGACGGCCTGATCACGCAGGGCGAGAAGTACAACAAGGTCGTCGACGCCTGGGGCAAGGCCACCGAAAAGGTCGCGGAAGAAATGATGGCCCGCATCAAGGCGGTCGAATTCGACCCCGAGACCGGTCGCCAGAAGCCGATGAACTCGATCTACATGATGAGCCACTCGGGTGCTCGTGGTTCTCCGAACCAGATGCGCCAGCTGGGCGGCATGCGCGGCCTCATGGCCAAGCCGTCGGGCGAGATCATCGAGACGCCGATCATCTCGAACTTCAAGGAAGGCCTGACCGTGAACGAGTACTTCAACTCGACGCACGGTGCCCGTAAGGGTCTTGCAGACACCGCCCTGAAGACCGCGAACTCCGGTTACCTGACCCGTCGTCTCGTCGACGTGGCGCAGGACTGCATCGTCAACATGGTCGATTGCGGCACCGACAAGGGCCTGACCATGACGGCGATCGTCGACGCCGGCCAGGTCGTGGCCTCCATCGGCGCCCGCGTTCTGGGTCGTACCGCGCTCGACGACATCGATCATCCGGTCACGGGTGAGCGTATCGTCGATGCCGGCAAGATGATCATGGAAGCCGATGTCGTCGAGATCGAGAAGGCTGGCATCCAGTCGATCCGCATTCGCTCGGCTCTGACCTGCGAAGTTCAGACGGGCGTCTGCTCCGTCTGCTACGGCCGCGACCTTGCTCGCGGTACGCCGGTCAACATGGGTGAGGCCGTCGGTGTCATCGCCGCGCAGTCGATCGGTGAGCCGGGCACCCAGCTTACCATGCGTACCTTCCACCTTGGCGGCACCGCGAACGTGGTCGACCAGTCGTTCCTCGAAGCGTCGTACGAAGGTACGATCGCGATCAAGAACCGCAACATGTTGCGCAACTCCGAAGGCAATCTCATTGCCATGGGCCGCAACCTGGCGATCACGATCCTCGACGAACGCGGCGTCGAACGCTCTTCGCAGCGCGTCGCCTACGGTTCGAAGGTCTTCGTGGACGATGGTGACAAGGTCCGTCGCGGCCAGCGTCTCGCCGAGTGGGATGCATACACCCGCCCGATGATGACGGAAGTCGAAGGTATCGTACACTTCGAGGATGTCGTCGACGGCATCTCCGTTCTGGAAGCGACCGACGAGTCGACCGGCATCACCAAGCGTCAGGTCATCGACTGGCGTTCGACCCCGCGCGGCGCCGACCTGAAGCCTGCGATCGTCATCAAGGACGTCGCCGGCAACGTGCTCAAGCTGTCGCGTGGCGGGGAAGCCCGCTTCCAGCTCTCGGTCGATGCGATCCTGTCGGTCGAACCCGGCCAGAAGGTCTCCCAGGGTGATGTTCTCGCCCGTTCGCCGCTCGAAAGCGCCAAGACCAAGGACATCACCGGTGGTCTGCCGCGCGTTGCCGAACTGTTCGAAGCCCGTCGTCCGAAGGACCATGCCATCATCGCAGAGATCGATGGCACGATCCGGCTGGGCCGCGACTACAAGAACAAGCGTCGCGTCATCATCGAGCCGGCGGAAGACGGTGTCGAGCCGGTCGAGTACCTGATCCCGAAGGGCAAGCCCTTCCATCTTCAGGATGGCGACTACATCGAAAAGGGTGACTACATCCTCGACGGTAACCCGGCTCCGCACGACATCCTGGCGATCAAGGGCGTCGAGGCTCTGGCCTCGTACCTGGTCAACGAAATCCAGGAAGTCTACCGTCTGCAGGGCGTTGTGATCAACGACAAGCACATCGAGGTGATCGTTCGCCAGATGCTGCAGAAGGTCGAAATCACGGACTCGGGCGACAGCCAGTACATCGTCGGCGACAATGTCGACCGCATCGAGCTGGAAGACGCAAACGATCGCCTGATCGAGGAAGGCAAGAAGCCGGCATACGGCGAGCCTGTCCTCCTCGGTATCACCAAGGCCTCGCTGCAGACGCCGTCGTTCATCTCGGCCGCATCCTTCCAGGAAACCACCAAGGTTCTCACGGAAGCTGCGATCGCCGGCAAGACCGACACGCTGCAGGGCCTCAAGGAAAACGTCATCGTCGGCCGCCTGATCCCGGCCGGTACCGGCGGAACGATGACGCAGATCCGCCGCATCGCCACCTCGCGCGACGACCTCATCCTCGAGGAACGCAAGAAGGGCACCGGTGCGGATGTCGCGACCCCGATGCTGCAGGACCTCGCCGCTGGCGAGAACCTCCCGGCCGGCGAATAA